AAGAGCACCGGCGTCGCCGCCGGCCAGTCGAACGACGTGAGGCCGGTCCGAACCGTCCCGATCGCCAGCGTGAGGGTCGTGACGCCGACCAGCGCGGCGAACTTCACCGCGGCGTTCTGCGGTGCGGCCATCAGCGCTAGCAACCCCGGAATACCCAGCACGGCGACCTCCGCCAGCCCGAAGAAGACGTTCTCGACCCATCGCTCGACCCCGACCTTTCGGACGGCTCGCGGTCCCGCCTTGCGCCGCTCGGTGGTCGGGTCGGTTCCACGTTCGCTCATGTGGTTTCGAGGGGCTCCACCCGCCGGATCACTTCTCGTCGCGGCTCACTCGGATGACCTGCATCAGCGACTCGACCGGGACGCCTTCGAGCTCCTCGACGCCGTTCTTGTCGACGAGGACGCCACAGCCGACCGGTGTGCCGCCCTCATCGGTGATGGCGTCGATGGTCTCGGTCATCGTCGTTCCACTCGTAATGGTGTCGTCGATGACGTAGCACTCCCGGCCCCGGATCTCGGCGAAGTTCCGCGAGAAGTTCCCGCTGAGGTCCTCGATGTCGCCCTCCTCCCACTGGTGCTTTCGGGGCGCGTAGGTCGCGAGGTCGGCCCCGAGTTCGAGCGCCACGGTGGTCGCGAGCGGCGTGCCGGCCTTCTCGATCCCGACCACGAGGTCGATCTCGGTGTCGTCGTGGCCGCCGAGGAGGTCCGCCATCGCGTGCCCCACGTCCGAGAGTCGGGTGCTGTCCCGACCGAGCGCGCTCCAGTCGACGTGGATGTCCGAGAGGTGGTCGGTCGACGCCGGGCTCTCGGTCGTCGTGGGCTGGGTGCTCCCGCCGCCGCGTTCGACAAGCCAGCTCGCGGTCTCGCGCGAGACGTTGAGTTCGTCGGCGATTTCGCCGTTCGAGAGCCCCTGACCAGCGAGCTCGTTCGCGCTCTCGATGAGGTCGTCGACGTTTTTCATGCGGGAGGGTTGGCCCGGGCTGTAATAGGTGTGTTGTCCCACTTTTTTCCTCCTCGGGTGCGCTGGCGCGCACCACTCCTCGCAAAAACCTGTTCTGTCGAGTGAAGCGAGACAGAGCTCGGAAGAGCGCGGCTCTTCCAGTCGACTAAAAGGGCTGCTCGTGCCCTCGCTTCGCTCGGTCACTCGCAGTACGATTACTTCCAACTATTCCGCACAGCACAGCACCCGCCACCGCCGAAGCCCTCGGCCCTCACTCCGTTCCCGTGAGCGGAGCGAACGGTGGCACGGAGCTTCGCTCCGCTCAGTGACGAAACGGCGAAGCCGTTTCGAACCACGTGCTCCGGAGTTCGGCCCTCGCCCTTCATCCACCAGGAGAGCACAGCTCCCCTGAGCCTCGACTCACTGCCGTTCGCCGAGACACCAGGAACCGCCACCACAACCGCCGCGACCGCCACCGCGGGCCGCAACCGCACCGCCGCGGCCGCCGCCAACGGATACCGACCCCCCTTGATCCCATCGACACAGCCTACCATCGGGCGAGAGAATTTAGCGCCCCGACTCGGAACCCTCGGTCGAGAGCATCATGGCAGACGACCTCACCGAACCCGCCGAGTTCGACCCGGACGACGTACTGACCCTCGACGACCCCTCCTTCGTACCCGAGAACGTCGCGCTCGTCACGGGCGGCGGCTCCGGGATCGGCCGGGCGACCGCGCTCGCGCTCGCGCACAACGGGCTCACGGCCGTCGCGACCGACGTCGACGACGAGGGTCTCGACGAGACCGCCGAGAAACACGACGAGCTGGACCTCGACGGCGCGATCCACACCGTCTCCGGGGACCTCACCGACGACGAAGACATCGAACACATCGTCGAGGTCGCGGCCGAGCAGGGTCAGATCCGCTTTCTCGCGAACATCGCGGGCCTGCAGACGGTGGCCCCGATCGAGGAGTTCTCGATGGACGACTACGACCTGATGCAGCAGGCGATGCTCCGCGCGCCGCTCTACCTCACGAAGCTCTGCCTGCCCCACATGCGTGCCGGCGACGGGGGCGGGGCGGTCGGAAACATGTGCTCGATCCACGGCCACTACGTCACCCGCGACAAGGTGGCCTACAACATGGCGAAGTTCGGGCTCCGCGGGCTGACCCAGTCGATCGCCGCCGAGGGCGACGGCGACGTTCGGGCCTTCTCCTTCTCGACGGCCTACGTCAAGACCCCGCTGGTGACGGACCAGATCGCCGACACCGCGGAGTCGCGCGGGATATCGGAACGCGAGGTCGTCGAGGACGTGATGCTCGGCGAGGCCAGAGTCAAGGAGATGATGGAGCCCGTCGAGGTGGCGAACGTCTTCGCGCTCGGCTTCTCGGGCCACGCCAAACACCTCGACGGCGGCGACCTGCTCTTCGACGGCGGCTACACCCTGACCTACGACTGATCAGTAGGTGTCGAGGTCGGTCCCCACGGAACAGACGTACTCGCCGGTGGCCACCTGCGGCAGTCGGCGGGTACGCCAGAAGACGCCCGCGGCGTCGGCGGTCGCCTCGGCCTTCACCGCGCCGAACGCGTCGGTGATCCGGAACAGTCGGTCCCCGCGCTCGACCCGGTCGCCGAGGTCGACGAGGAACTCGACGAGGCCGCCCGCCGACGCGCCGTACTGCTCGAAGCCGGTGGCCCGGACCTGTTCCCCGCCGCTGGCCGTCCCCTCCACGAATCCGTACTCCCGAAGGACGTTCTTCACGCCCTCGACCCCGACCTCGACGCTCTTCTCGTCGAAGCCCACCGACCCGCCGAGCTCGGGGTCGATGGTCGGGACGCCCTCGTCGGGCCCCGCGCGGGCGAGCTGGCCGTCGGGTCCCTTCTGGTCGAGGACGTAGCCGCAGTCGAACGTCTTCGCGAGGTCGAGACACGCGTCGTGGAGCCGGTGGCGCGGGCCGCAGCGCACTCTGGTCTCGCGGATCATCCGACTGGTCGAGCCCTGGTGGAGGTCGAGCACGAGGTCGGCACTCGTCGCGATGTCGAACGTCGTCGCCGCGATTCGTTCGGAGGAGGTGCCCCGGTTGTCGCCCGGGTAGGCCCGGTTGAGTTTGGTGTCGTCGATCGGGTTCCGGTGTTCGGCCACCCGGAAGCCGTGGACGTTGACGATCCCGACGACCAGTATCGTCCCGGCGATCGCCTCCGGGTCGAGCTGGGGGACGAGCCGTCGGATGACCCCGACGCCGTTGAGTTCGTCGCCGTCGCTCGCGGCCTGGAGATAGAGGGTCTTGCCGTCGTCCGCACCGTTGATAACACAGACGGGGAGACCGACGTCCGCACCGTCGCGACTCTCGCCGACCGACAGCCGACCGGTGTCGACCTCGCCGGGAGCGGCGCTCGCGGTTCCGAGGCTCGTCATTATCCGAACACGACATTTCGACCGCCTTTAGCCGTTCGATATCGACGGCGAACCGACGCGATTTTGCCGCCGCCAGCGGTAGCCCAGCCGTGGCAGACACACCCGACCGCCCCCCGACCACGGAGTTCCTCGCGGCGCTCTCGGTCGCGCGCAACGCCACGGTCGGACTCGCCGTCGGGGTCGCGCTCGCGGTGCTCGCCTACGTCTACCGGGTGTTCGCGCTCGCCGGGCCGACCGCCGACACTCGCGGCTCGCCCGTGCTGTTCGCCCTCCTGGCCGTGACCCTCGCCCTCGCCGCCGCGGCAGTCGTCGCCGTCGGGCTGACGCTGGTGTCGGCCTACCGCCTCGCTCACGAGCAGTAAACTCCCCGTCCGCCGTTCCCGCCCCTCCTACTGTGCGTCCGATGTCTCCCCGCAGGCCTCGCGAAGCCGGTCGGCCCCGGTTCGTGGTCCCTTCGCCAGCAGGACGTTCTCCGCCCGGAGCTCGGTGTTCGGCCCCGGCGAGACGACCCAGTCGTCGCGCTCGTCGGCCGCCGACGCCTCGTTCACCCGGCGGACCCCTATCACTCGCATTCCGGTCTCGGTCTTCACCATCGCGTCGCCGAGCGTCGTGCCGTCGAGGTCGCTGCCCGCCGCGATCCGCTCGCGGACGAGCACCTCGTCGGACTCGCTGACGGCCTCGGCGATCACCGGATGCGAGGCGATCCCGCGGAGGACACCTTCGCTGATCTCGAGGGCGGCGTCGGAGATCACCTCCGTGCTTCGCGCGAGGTGGACCAGCCCCCGCAGGGAGACCGGGTCCTCGACCCGGCCCGCCGCCCGGAGGGTCCAGGCCTCGAAGCGCGACTGGAGCGCGTCGACCTCGGCTTCGAGGTTCAGTACTTCCTCGGCGAGGGCCTCGCTGTCGAACAGCACCGCGCCGTAGGCCAGGTCCACCGCGAGTTCGCTCATGTTCTTCATCAGCACCACCGAGTCCATCGCGCGTTCGAGGTCCGGGGTGTCGGGTTCCGGCGGGTCGGGCGGAACGTACGCCTCGCCGGTGGTGCTCTGATAGACCCCCGCGATGCCCTCTTCGAGACCGCGGAAGAGCACGACGTCGGCGGGTTCGAGGTGCGTTTCGCGCTCCGGGTTCAGGATCCACTCGCCGGCCCGCCGGATCGCGATGGCTCTGACCCCCGTCTCGGTTTCGAGGTTCAGCCCGCCGAGGGTCTCCCCGGCGAACCGGGAATCGGGGTCAACGCGGGCGCGCACGAGGGTCTCGACCGCCTCGGGGAGCGCCGCCCGGATCGCGTCGGGGAGCCGAATGTCCTCGAGGACGACCTTCGCGATGTCGCCGGTCGCGTCCGAGACCTTCTCGGTCGCGCCGACGATCCCCAACACCGGGGCGAGCGCCTCGGCGTCGTCGGGGGTGCGCGAGGCCATCAGCAGGCTCATGTGGGTCCTGAGCTGGAGGACGTCCATCTCGGATTCGAGCTGGAGGACCTCCTCGGCGACCTCGTCGCTGTCGAGGAGCACCGCCGAGTACGACAGGTCGATCATGAGCTCGGCGATGTCCTTCATCTCCGCGAGGAGTCGCTTGACGCTGCGCGGCTCGTAGTCGACCTCGCGTGCCATGCTCGACGTTCGTCCGGGCGGGCAAAAGCGTTGCTCGCGCACGTGCGTGGGGAAACGGTAATACTTTTCCCGGCAGGTCGGGTACAAGCGCTATGGCAGACGACCTCCAGAAGGGGCTCGATGAGGTTCTCGTGGCCGAATCCTCGTTGAGTCACATCGACGGTGACGCCGGACAGCTGGTCTATCACGGCTACGATATCAAGGACCTCGCGCGCGAGGCGAGCTTCGAGGAGGTCCTCTACTTGCTCTGGAACGACGAGCTCCCCGAGCGCGACGACCTGGAGGCGTTCGTCGAGGACCTCTCGGCGGAGTACACGATCGAGGAGGGCGTGGTCACGACGCTCGAAGACCTCGTGGCGGCGGACGAGCGCCCGATGGCGGCGGTTCGGACCGCGGTGTCGATGCTCTCGGCCTCGGACGACGAGGACGCCGAACCCGGCGACATCGACGCCGTCCGCCACCAGGGGCTCCGCATCGCCGCGAAGTTCCCGACGATCCTCGCGGCCTACGACCGCCTCCGCAACGGCGAGGAGCCCGTGGAGCCGAACGAGGAGCTCTCGTACGCCGCGAACTTCCTCTACATGCTCCACGGCGAGGAGCCCGACGACGTCGCCGCCGAGACCTTCGACATGGCGTTGATCCTCCACGCCGACCACGGCCTCAACGCCTCGACGTTCACCTCGATGGTGGTCGCGAGCACGCTCGCCGACACCTACAGCTCCGTCACCGGCGGCATCAGCGCGCTCTCGGGCTCGCTCCACGGCGGCGCGAACCAGGACGTCATGGAGGTCCTGCTCGAACTCGACGAGAGCGGTCAGGACCCGACCGAGTGGATCGCCGAACAGATCGACGACGGCCGCCGCATCCCCGGCTGGGGCCACCGCGTCTACAACGTCAAGGACCCGCGCGCCGAGATCCTCACCGAGAAATCCGAGGACCTCGGCAACGCCTCCGGCGAGAAGAAGTGGTACGACTACGCCGCCGCCATCGAGAAGTACCTCACCGAGGAGGAGGACTTCCCGAGCAAGGGCCTCGCGCCAAACGTCGACTTTTATTCAGGAACTGTCTACTACCAGCTCGGCATCCCGCTCGACATGTACACCCCGATCTTCGCGATGAGCCGGACGGCGGGCTGGGTCGGCCACATCCTCGAATACCAGTCCGACAACCGCCTCATCCGCCCGCGCGCCCGATACGTCGGCCCCACGGACGAGGAGTTCGTCCCGATCGACGAGCGATAACCGGTTTCCGAGCGCCGGTGCGCGAGCGAGCGCCATGCTTTTATCACCGCCGGCCATCGCTTCGCGCATGACCCGGGGCGAGCAGCGATGAAGGAGTCGTTGATGGAGATCATCCGGTGTCCGATGGACAAGCAGGAACTCGAACTCGAGCCCATCCAGGAGTCCGATGACGAGGTGCTCGAAGGCCGTCTCGTCTGCACCGAGTGCGGCGAGGAGTACCCGATCGAGGAGGGGATCCCGAACCTCCTGCCGCCGGACATGCGCGACGACCCACCGGCGTGAGCATGGCGGGCGAATCGAGCGACTCCACGACGCTCACCGTGTACCTCAACCGCACGGGGCTCCACTCGATAGACGTCCCCGAGAGCTTCGCGAGCGCCGACTCGTTCGTGATCGAACTCGAGAACCACGGCGAGGGGACCCACGTCCACCTCCGGCTCGACGAGGCGCTCTCGGGGGTCGCCTCGGTGCCGTCGAGCAACCACTACGTCCGTCCCGGCGCGACGACGCGCATCCCGGTGAGCGTCACCGACCCCGGCCCGGCCGGTGGCACGCTCACCATCGCGACCGCCTACGGGAGCCAGACCGAGACGGTCCCGCTCACCATCGAACCCAACGCGGGCAAGCGCCGCGTCAAGATCGACGAATCCCTCATCGAGCGCTCCGGGGGCGGGAGCCTCACGGGATCGGGGAGCGTCGAACCGACCCGCTCGACCTCTTCGAGCGCCCCACGACGCACGGGGTCGACGGGCTCCTCGGCGTCGGCCGGCTCGACCGGGGGCTTCAGCACGCCCGCCCTCCTCGGGGCCGCGGCTGTAGTCGTGATCGTCGGCATCGTCCTCCTCTTCCTCTCGGACGTCGTGGCGGTCTACATCGGCGCGCTCGCAGTGCTCGTCGGCGTCATCGCGGCCGCCTACCTCGTCCTCTACTGATCAGGAGTCCTTCTCACGGATCCCCTCGAACCCGCCGTCGTCGTCGAGCCGCTTCGCCCGGAGATACCGCGCCCGATAGCGGTTCGCGCCGTCGCCGACGTCGGCCTCGCGGACCTCGTCGACCCGGCCGTCGGCTACCGCCTCGATCAGGGTCTCGATCTGGCCTCGCTCGCTCGGCGTGAGTTCGATCTCGTAGGTTCGCGGCTCCTCGCTTTCGAGGATCGCCCACTGGCGCGCCGCGGCGACCACCAGCGAGCAGGGCTCGCGACACGGGAACACACCGTCGCCGCGCGGCACGTCGAGCTCCGTACTTCCGTCCTCGTCCCACTCGCGGCGCTTGAGACACTGCGAGTCCACACAGCAGGCCGCCGCGAGGTTCTCGACCCCATCGACGTCGAGGTCGTCGACGACGCCGTAGATCCCGGTCTGGCGCTCGGCGGTCTCGCGGAAGTGGGTGACGTCGAGGTCGCCCTCGCGCTCGCGGTGCCAGTTCGCCACCGTCGCGGGGTAGAAGAACTCGACCGTTCTGACGAGGTCGCGACCGTCGAGCGCGGGGAAGACCCACCCGGTGGCGAGCGTCGGTGCGGTCTTGAGCGGTCGGTACTCCCCGTCGTCGTCGAGGGTGGCTAGCTCGCGGGCGTCGAGCGGGTCGTCGTGGTGTTCGAGGTCGTCGACTTCGACGTCGACGTCGGCGGTGTGACGGAGCTCGTAGACGCGTTCGCCGTCCTCGCCGAGCCCGGCGGTGACCAGGAGCTGGCCCCACTCGCGCGAGAGGCCGGCGACGAGGCTCTCGTAGCGTTCGCGCACCCCCACCTCGTCGGCGCGTTCGACCCACCGGAGATACGCCTTCGTCGCGCCGTCCAGCCCGTTCCAGTACTCCCAGTTCGAGACGAACCACGGGTTCTCGGTCGCGAGCGCGTCGAACTCGGTCTCGGAGAGGTCCGCGTGGCTCACGCCCGGCGTCTCGAAGGTGTAGCCCGACCCGTCGTGGGTCACCGAGAGGCCGTCGCACGCGACACCGTCGGTGGCGGCCTCGCGAAGCGCGTCGAGTTGGGAGTCGTTCATCTAGTCCCCCGCCGCCGGGGTCGCGGTCCGTCGGCGGACGATGTCGAGCGCCTCGGTGACGTCCGCCCCCGCGTCGGCGGCGCGTTCGAGGATCACGTCCGCCATCAGGGGTTCGGTCCCGACCGCGCCCGCGTACCAGATCCGGTGGCCCTCGACCTCCGCCGGGATATCGTAGCCCTCGCGGTAGTCGTCGGTGAGTCCCATGTCCTCGGGGATGTCCTCCTGGGTGTGGTAGCCGTCGGCGACGAACAGCGGGACGACGACGACGTCCTCGCTCTCGAAGTAGTCGGCGACGTCGTCGACCTCGGGTTCCTCGTCCATGAAGAGCGCCTTCACTTCGGCGAACCGTTCCATCTCGCGTACCCGGTCGGCGTGGTACTTCACCGCCTTCGCGGAGTTCTCGTTTCTGTCGGTGCCGTGGCCCACGACCGCGAGGCCGACGTCCTCGCCGACGTCGGGATCGCCGGTGACGGACTCGGCGCGCTGGACGATCACGTCGGTCATCGAGGGGTGGGTCCCGGCGGGCCCACAGTAGTGAATCGTTTTCTCGACGTCCGCGGCGGTGAGGGTGGCGGTGTCGGCGTCGGTCCCCGACGAATCCCAGAGCGAGACGTCCCAGCCGTCGAGCCGGAGTTCGCGCGGGATGACCTGCTCGGTGAAGTAGCCCTCCGAGATGAACAGCGGAACGACGTAGACCTCGTCGCTGTCGAGGGTCCGGAGGACCTCCCGGAAGGAGGGTTCCTCCTTCCAGAACGCCTCGCGGACCTCGGCGAACGCACCGGACTCGCGGACGGTGTCGGCGTGGGCGAAGGCCGGACCGTGCGAGCCGGGATTCAGGTGCGAACCGTGGGCGACGATGACGAGCGCCGGCATACCCGTCCTACGGACGACGGCGATTTAGTGGCTTCGTCTCCCGAACCCCCGGTCCGGCCGGTCGACCGGCTACGGCGTGATGACCGCTCGGCCCTCGATCTCGCCGTGTTCGAGCTTGGCCGCGACGTCGTTGATCTCGTCGAGCCCGTAGCGCGTGGTCCGGAGGTCGACGTCGCCGCGCTCGACCAGCGCGACGAGTTCCTGGAGTTCGGTGTAGTTGCCGACGAGACTCCCCCGGTAGCTGAAGTCGCCGTTGACGAGCGCCTGGGAGGGTTCGTGGACGTGGCCACCGTAGCCGATGACCGTGTGCGCGCCGCCCGCGGCGACGATGTCGGGACCGAGTGCCGTGGTCTCGTCCGCCCCGACGAAGTCGAGCACCGAGTGTGCCCCTACGCCGTCGGTGATCGCCTCGATCTCGCTCGCGACGTCTTCGTTCCCCGGGTCGATGGTGTGGTGCGCACCGAGGTCGTCGGCCAGCGAGAGCGCCTCGTCCTTCATGTCGACCGCGGTGATGGTGACGGGGCTCATCGCGTCGAGACACTGGAGCCCGATGTGACCGAGCCCGCCGACCCCGATCACGACGGCGTGGTCGCCGGGGTTGAGTTCGCGCGAGGCGCGTTTGACCGCGTGGTAGGCCGTGATACCCGCATCGGCGTGGGGCGCGATGTCGACGGTACTCACGCCCTCGGGCAGCGGGATCACCGCCCGCTCGTTCGTGCGGAGGGAGTCGGCGAACCCGCCGTCCGTCGAGAGGCCGGGGAACGCGAGGTCCTCGCAGTGCATGTCGTCGCCGAGTCGGCAGGGCCGACACGTCCCGCAGGTCATCACGGTGTGACAGATCACCGGGTCGCCCTCCTCGACCATCGTGACGTCCTCGCCGACCTCGACCACCCGGCCCGCGTTCTCGTGGCCGAGGGTCATCGGGAGGTCCTGGGGCATGTACTCCGCCCACTGCCCCTCGATCACGTGGTTGTCGGTCTGACACCATCCCGCGCCTTCCACCTCCACCACCACGCCGTCGGGGGTATCGGCCTGCGGTTCGTCGACCTCGTCGATCGAGAGCGCGTTCTCCATCTCCTCGGTGTACTCGTGGAGTCTGGCTGCTTGCATGTGACCACACCGCCGTAGGACTGTCACGGTCAAAAATGTTCGTACCGAGATCGGGGCTCCCAGCCGCTTTCCGCAGCCAAAAGACGTATGATAGTCAAACACAATCGATGATGTGCAATGTACCGGCACGAGGGATCGGATGTCTTCGTCATCGACGCGCACGTCCACCACTGGGACGCGAGCACGGAGAACATCATCCACGAGGGCGGCGAACAGTTCATCCGGTGCTTCCACGACTATCACACCGCGTTCACGCCGGAGGAGCGCCAGTGGAGTATCGACGAGTACCGGAAGTACAGCGCCGAACGGATGGTCGAGGACCTCTTCCGGGACGGCCACGACGACATGGCGGTCTTCCAGCCCACCTACCTCGGCGAGTTCTACGAGAACGGGTTCAACACCATCGAGGACAACGCCGACCTGGCCGAAGAGTACGAGGACCGATTCGTGCTCAACGGCCGGTTCGACCCCCGAGAGGGCGAGGCGGGGCTTCAGGAACTCGAACGCCAAAAGGACGAACACGACATCACGGGGGTCAAACTCTACACCGCCGAGTGGAAGGGTGACTCGAAGGGCTGGCGGCTCGACTCGGAGGACTCCTTCGAATACTTGGAGAAGTGTGCCGAGCTCGGGATCACGAACATCCACGCCCACAAGGGGCCGACGATCCGGCCGCTGAATCGCGACGCCTTCGACGTGCGGGACGTCGACGACGCCGCGACCTCGTTCCCCGAACTCGACTTCATCGTCGAGCACGTCGGCTTCCCGCGGTTCGACGACTTCGCCCACATCGCGACCCAGGAGACCAACGTCTACGGGGGACTGGCGGTGGTCGCGCCGATGGCGCTGGCCCGTCCACGAAAGTTCGGCGAGATCATGGGTGAACTCCTCTACTGGGTCGGCGAGGACAACATCCTCTTCGGCAGCGACTACGCGCTCTGGGAACCCGAGTGGGTCGTCGAGGCCGTGATGGAGGCCGAACTCACCGAGGAACAACGCGACGAGTACGGCCTCGAGTTCGACCTCGAAACCAAGAGGAAGGTCATGGGCGAGAACGCCGCCGAACTCTACGACATCGACATCGAGGAACAGAAGGAGAAGCTGGCCGACGACGCCATCAGCGCCGAGTTCGACCTCGGCGACCAGTACGGGGGTGCCACCGCGGACTGATGGCCGCCACTGCTCAGCCGACGACCGACGACGTTCGCGCGCGGCTCTCGGCGGTCGACGACCCCGAACTCGACGAGTCTATCGTCGACCTCGAGTACGTCCACGACCTCACGATCGACGGGTCGGAGGTACTGGTGACGCTCGTGTTGCCGACGGCGTGGTGCTCGCCGGCGTTCGCGTGGATGATGGCGACCGGCGCGCGCGACGAACTCGAAGCCCTGCCCGAGGTGACGACCGCGACGGTCACCCTCGACGACCACATGCACGCGAGGGAGATCAACCGCGGCGTCAACGAACGGCTCGACTTCGAGACGGTCTTCGAGGACGCCGAGGACGACATCGAGGCGGTCCGTCGAACCCTCGCCGAGAAGGCGCGCGTGAGCCGCCAGTACCGTGCCGTCGACGCGCTGCTCGATGCGGGGCTCGACGCGGCACAGGTCGTCGCCCTCACCCGCGAGGACATCGACGTCGAGCACGGGACGGACGACGCGCTGGTCTATCTCGCCGACGACGCGTTCGCCGTGTGCGTCCCGGCCGACCCGCTCGCCGACCACCTCGAAAAAGCGGTCGAGGTCGGGCTCGTCCGGGAGCCGACCGACCGGATCTTCGCCACCGTCGAGGAGGAGCCGATCGAGGCCGACGACCTCGCCCACGAACAGCGCCGCGCACGGCTGACGGGCGCGACCATCTCCGGACAGGGAACCATCTGTGAGGGGCTCGATCGGGCGCGAAAACTGAAGGGCGACTAGCCGGAGCCTTCGATCCCGTAGGACCCGCCGAGACCGTACCGACCACTCTCGACCCACTCGCCTTTCTCCCAGCCGCAGGCCGGACAGACGTCCTCGTGCCAGTCGAACTCCTCGCTACACCGCTGGCACATGACCTGACGGGGTGGGCTGTCCTCCGCGAGCTGCCGGTCGTCGCTCTCGTCGTTCGATGCCATCCCCCTTCCCTACACCACGAACCATCATATACGTTCGGGAGGGTCGGCCTCAGACGATCCCGTTGTCGCGCAGGAGGTCGGCGAGAACGTGGACGTAGAGCACGACTCCGGTCAGGAACGCGATCGGCCGACTCACCCGCGACCAGAGCCAGGTCAGCACGCCGCCGACCACGACGTGGCTCAGGATCCGGAGGCTCGCCATCCCGCCCGTCCCCTCGAAGAGGTTCTCTTGGTCGGTGAAGACGCGCATCGGGTTCCGGAGCACGTCCACGGTGTGTCGCCAGTCGCCGACGCGGAGCCGTGCGAGCACGAAGTGGTCGAGGTCGATCAGCACGCCGAGCCCGACGCCGTAGGCCGCGAGCAGCCCCAGACGACGCGAGGGGTAGCGATCGCGGAGTTTCGCGAGGACGACGCCGACCACCGGGACCGATAGCAGGAAGTGCTCGCCGGAGTTCATGACTCCAGTAGAACGGTCGTCGCGGTGTGTTTTTCGTTCCTACTCCGTCGCCTCGATCG
This sequence is a window from Halococcus hamelinensis 100A6. Protein-coding genes within it:
- the gfcR gene encoding transcriptional regulator GfcR, which produces MKNVDDLIESANELAGQGLSNGEIADELNVSRETASWLVERGGGSTQPTTTESPASTDHLSDIHVDWSALGRDSTRLSDVGHAMADLLGGHDDTEIDLVVGIEKAGTPLATTVALELGADLATYAPRKHQWEEGDIEDLSGNFSRNFAEIRGRECYVIDDTITSGTTMTETIDAITDEGGTPVGCGVLVDKNGVEELEGVPVESLMQVIRVSRDEK
- a CDS encoding SDR family NAD(P)-dependent oxidoreductase, with product MADDLTEPAEFDPDDVLTLDDPSFVPENVALVTGGGSGIGRATALALAHNGLTAVATDVDDEGLDETAEKHDELDLDGAIHTVSGDLTDDEDIEHIVEVAAEQGQIRFLANIAGLQTVAPIEEFSMDDYDLMQQAMLRAPLYLTKLCLPHMRAGDGGGAVGNMCSIHGHYVTRDKVAYNMAKFGLRGLTQSIAAEGDGDVRAFSFSTAYVKTPLVTDQIADTAESRGISEREVVEDVMLGEARVKEMMEPVEVANVFALGFSGHAKHLDGGDLLFDGGYTLTYD
- a CDS encoding succinylglutamate desuccinylase/aspartoacylase family protein, with amino-acid sequence MTSLGTASAAPGEVDTGRLSVGESRDGADVGLPVCVINGADDGKTLYLQAASDGDELNGVGVIRRLVPQLDPEAIAGTILVVGIVNVHGFRVAEHRNPIDDTKLNRAYPGDNRGTSSERIAATTFDIATSADLVLDLHQGSTSRMIRETRVRCGPRHRLHDACLDLAKTFDCGYVLDQKGPDGQLARAGPDEGVPTIDPELGGSVGFDEKSVEVGVEGVKNVLREYGFVEGTASGGEQVRATGFEQYGASAGGLVEFLVDLGDRVERGDRLFRITDAFGAVKAEATADAAGVFWRTRRLPQVATGEYVCSVGTDLDTY
- a CDS encoding DUF7536 family protein gives rise to the protein MADTPDRPPTTEFLAALSVARNATVGLAVGVALAVLAYVYRVFALAGPTADTRGSPVLFALLAVTLALAAAAVVAVGLTLVSAYRLAHEQ
- a CDS encoding potassium channel family protein codes for the protein MAREVDYEPRSVKRLLAEMKDIAELMIDLSYSAVLLDSDEVAEEVLQLESEMDVLQLRTHMSLLMASRTPDDAEALAPVLGIVGATEKVSDATGDIAKVVLEDIRLPDAIRAALPEAVETLVRARVDPDSRFAGETLGGLNLETETGVRAIAIRRAGEWILNPERETHLEPADVVLFRGLEEGIAGVYQSTTGEAYVPPDPPEPDTPDLERAMDSVVLMKNMSELAVDLAYGAVLFDSEALAEEVLNLEAEVDALQSRFEAWTLRAAGRVEDPVSLRGLVHLARSTEVISDAALEISEGVLRGIASHPVIAEAVSESDEVLVRERIAAGSDLDGTTLGDAMVKTETGMRVIGVRRVNEASAADERDDWVVSPGPNTELRAENVLLAKGPRTGADRLREACGETSDAQ
- the citZ gene encoding citrate synthase produces the protein MADDLQKGLDEVLVAESSLSHIDGDAGQLVYHGYDIKDLAREASFEEVLYLLWNDELPERDDLEAFVEDLSAEYTIEEGVVTTLEDLVAADERPMAAVRTAVSMLSASDDEDAEPGDIDAVRHQGLRIAAKFPTILAAYDRLRNGEEPVEPNEELSYAANFLYMLHGEEPDDVAAETFDMALILHADHGLNASTFTSMVVASTLADTYSSVTGGISALSGSLHGGANQDVMEVLLELDESGQDPTEWIAEQIDDGRRIPGWGHRVYNVKDPRAEILTEKSEDLGNASGEKKWYDYAAAIEKYLTEEEDFPSKGLAPNVDFYSGTVYYQLGIPLDMYTPIFAMSRTAGWVGHILEYQSDNRLIRPRARYVGPTDEEFVPIDER
- a CDS encoding methytransferase partner Trm112, yielding MKESLMEIIRCPMDKQELELEPIQESDDEVLEGRLVCTECGEEYPIEEGIPNLLPPDMRDDPPA
- a CDS encoding DUF7524 family protein, coding for MAGESSDSTTLTVYLNRTGLHSIDVPESFASADSFVIELENHGEGTHVHLRLDEALSGVASVPSSNHYVRPGATTRIPVSVTDPGPAGGTLTIATAYGSQTETVPLTIEPNAGKRRVKIDESLIERSGGGSLTGSGSVEPTRSTSSSAPRRTGSTGSSASAGSTGGFSTPALLGAAAVVVIVGIVLLFLSDVVAVYIGALAVLVGVIAAAYLVLY
- a CDS encoding DR2241 family protein, with the protein product MNDSQLDALREAATDGVACDGLSVTHDGSGYTFETPGVSHADLSETEFDALATENPWFVSNWEYWNGLDGATKAYLRWVERADEVGVRERYESLVAGLSREWGQLLVTAGLGEDGERVYELRHTADVDVEVDDLEHHDDPLDARELATLDDDGEYRPLKTAPTLATGWVFPALDGRDLVRTVEFFYPATVANWHREREGDLDVTHFRETAERQTGIYGVVDDLDVDGVENLAAACCVDSQCLKRREWDEDGSTELDVPRGDGVFPCREPCSLVVAAARQWAILESEEPRTYEIELTPSERGQIETLIEAVADGRVDEVREADVGDGANRYRARYLRAKRLDDDGGFEGIREKDS
- a CDS encoding CbiX/SirB N-terminal domain-containing protein, with translation MPALVIVAHGSHLNPGSHGPAFAHADTVRESGAFAEVREAFWKEEPSFREVLRTLDSDEVYVVPLFISEGYFTEQVIPRELRLDGWDVSLWDSSGTDADTATLTAADVEKTIHYCGPAGTHPSMTDVIVQRAESVTGDPDVGEDVGLAVVGHGTDRNENSAKAVKYHADRVREMERFAEVKALFMDEEPEVDDVADYFESEDVVVVPLFVADGYHTQEDIPEDMGLTDDYREGYDIPAEVEGHRIWYAGAVGTEPLMADVILERAADAGADVTEALDIVRRRTATPAAGD